CGTTCTTCGTTGCTTATTTTTTGTTCTATGGAGGAAACAAAAAATATCTTTTCCTCCTAAGATCTGCTATAATGGTGGCATAAAAAGAGAGAAGGTGAATATTTAATCATGATAGGCAAACGTGTCCAGAAACTTCGCCAAGACAGAGGACTTTCCCTTTCAGAATTGGCCGAGCGTGCAGGAGTGGCGAAATCGTATCTAAGCACGATCGAACGCGATATTCAATCTAATCCTTCTATCCAGTTTCTTGAGAAGATATCTGCCGTTCTTCAGGTCCCTCTGGATGCCCTTCTCCACGATGCAGCCAGTGACACCGACCCCTCACAACTGGATTCTGAATGGTTAAAGATTGTCCAAGACGCCATGAATTCAGGCATTA
This sequence is a window from Ammoniphilus sp. CFH 90114. Protein-coding genes within it:
- a CDS encoding helix-turn-helix domain-containing protein — translated: MIGKRVQKLRQDRGLSLSELAERAGVAKSYLSTIERDIQSNPSIQFLEKISAVLQVPLDALLHDAASDTDPSQLDSEWLKIVQDAMNSGISKEQFREFLEFNKWRQNRTKE